One segment of Colias croceus chromosome 15, ilColCroc2.1 DNA contains the following:
- the LOC123697860 gene encoding ragulator complex protein LAMTOR3 homolog, whose amino-acid sequence MVDDLRKYLNHLLEKVNGLHCILITDRDGVPVVRAVTEKAPQLALRPNFISTFGMATDQASKLGLGRNKTIISMYSTYQVIQMSKLPLVITFIGSDNCNTGHILALEHQIEPFLKDLGTIVADAP is encoded by the exons ATGGTTGACGAtttgagaaaatatttaaatcatttactTGAAAA agtgAATGGACTACATTGCATATTAATCACAGATCGGGATGGAGTCCCAGTGGTACGAGCAGTCACAGAAAAGGCACCTCAGTTAGCTTTACGACCGAATTTTATATCAACTTTCGGCATGGCTACTGATCAAGCCAGTAAACTAGGCCTAGGAAggaacaaaacaataatttcaatgtaTTCAACATATCAG GTCATTCAAATGAGCAAATTACCTTtagtaataacatttattgGAAGTGACAACTGTAATACGGGACATATATTAGCGTTGGAACACCAAATTGAACCATTTTTGAAAGATTTAGGAACTATAGTTGCCGATGCACCATGA
- the LOC123697857 gene encoding uncharacterized protein LOC123697857 isoform X1: MSAPSDSAASPSPCACTNISLMQLFHELKQKFPGVPDHVVSNTIELYCHDKKACETHLHREVKTSLTHAYHASSLAAARQLNELKINPPLKCRNQPIVRHEAVKSTNVKSITCQAPQKALISTNTEADIPKVNTDANQNVVDLKTNEPACSPITIVNLDNCFVKYNAESPSDLELTNENRKVDNENHNNQPEELKEQIKEAEQPESTNYKILKSNKIKCNLHERLESAKEKKTIKKNKEEPKEQQPPVESQKPQRPNTLNFIKPNPDIAFSENNKHPEAESCRTVSPAPSLTKSEGKDHKNSPYRADRGYPLNLSVNVNCHMDLSRAYADPWLEDYESPRAITSVNLTVCTPTSNMASPVRENRDDDGGFEGHVTVTVSPSTPRPAARRRAPPPPPTSRIDSPRPTRVAPDPPGMDRLLIERQKERLSRLAAALVQEKGRLAQLNRETQILAAPTPTPSAAQRLKDHVERLRDECDILAKRLEMGARAPRMMPVPEMDDAGNFYSNIYTGQRPPSSWQCHMCTFRNHPLLDKCEECDMPRIFVGTSPATTHDSGFGSFRDRNRRGANAIEPEVTDSPAITNIVGGCRAVNV; encoded by the exons ATGTCTGCCCCCTCCGATAGCGCTGCGAGCCCTTCACCATGTGCATGCACCAATATATCGCTCATGCAATTGTTTCATGAGCTAAAACAGAAATTTCCTGGTGTCCCCGATCATGTTGTATCAAACACCATTGAATTGTATTGCCATGATAAAAAAGCTTGTGAGACACATCTCCACCGAGAAGTCAAAACCTCCTTAACACACGCTTATCATGCGTCGTCACTGGCAGCTGCACGGCAGCTCAATGAACTTAAGATCAACCCGCCACTGAAGTGTCGCAATCAACCTATTGTAAGGCATGAAGCTGTAAAATCAACAAATGTTAAATCTATTACTTGCCAAGCTCCTCAAAAAGCTTTAATAAGCACAAATACTGAGGCAGATATTCCAAAAGTGAACACTGATGCCAATCAAAATGTTgttgatttaaaaacaaatgaacCTGCATGCTCGCCAATCACAATTGTGAATCTTGATAATTGTTTCGTAAAGTACAATGCAGAGTCACCCAGTGATTTGGAATTGACAAATGAAAACAGAAAGGTTGATAATGAAAATCATAATAATCAACCTGAAGAATTGAAGGAACAGATAAAAGAAGCTGAGCAACCAGAAAGTacgaattataaaatattaaagagcaacaaaattaaatgtaatttgcaTGAAAGGTTGGAAAGTGctaaagaaaagaaaactattaagaaaaataaagaggAGCCTAAAGAACAGCAACCTCCAGTAGAAAGCCAAAAGCCACAGAGACCAAATAcgttgaattttataaaacccAATCCAGATATTGCATTTAGCGAGAACAATAAACATCCTGAGGCTGAATCGTGTCGTACTGTATCACCGGCTCCATCTTTAACAAAATCAGAGGGCAAAGATCATAAAAATAGCCCTTATAGAGCAGACAGAGGGTATCCCCTGAATTTGTCTGTAAATGTCAATTGTCATATGGACTTGAGTCGTGCATATGCTGATCCATGGTTGGAAGACTACGAAAGCCCTAGAGCTATCACATCAGTAAATTTGACGGTTTGCACACCAACGTCCAATATGGCAAGTCCTGTGCGAGAGAATAGAGATGATGACGGAGGTTTTGAGGGGCATGTGACAGTGACAGTCAGCCCGAGCACGCCGAGGCCTGCAGCAAGGCGTAGAGCGCCGCCTCCACCGCCTACATCGAGAATTGATTCGCCAAGACCTACCAGAGTGGCTCCTGATCCACCAGGAATGG ACCGTCTATTAATTGAACGTCAAAAGGAGCGTCTCTCCCGTTTAGCGGCGGCGCTAGTGCAAGAGAAAGGTCGATTGGCACAATTGAATCGTGAGACACAAATCCTGGCCGCTCCCACGCCTACGCCCTCTGCAGCTCAGAGATTGAAAGACCATGTGGAACGGCTGAGAGACGAATGTGATATACTTGCCAAGCGACTCGAAATGGGTGCTAGGG CGCCCCGGATGATGCCCGTCCCCGAGATGGACGACGCGGGCAACTTCTACAGCAACATCTACACGGGCCAGCGGCCGCCCTCCTCGTGGCAGTGCCACATGTGCACGTTTCGCAACCACCCGCTGCTGGACAAGTGCGAGGAGTGCGACATGCCGCGAATATTCGTAGGTACGTCCCCGGCCACCACGCACGACTCCGGCTTCGGCTCCTTCCGAGACAGGAACAGGCGCGGAGCCAACGCCATTGAACCAGAAGTCACCGACTCCCCCGCCATAACTAACATTGTGGGCGGCTGCCGGGCTGTTAACGTGTAA
- the LOC123697857 gene encoding uncharacterized protein LOC123697857 isoform X2 has translation MSAPSDSAASPSPCACTNISLMQLFHELKQKFPGVPDHVVSNTIELYCHDKKACETHLHREVKTSLTHAYHASSLAAARQLNELKINPPLKCRNQPIVRHEAVKSTNVKSITCQAPQKALISTNTEADIPKVNTDANQNVVDLKTNEPACSPITIVNLDNCFVKYNAESPSDLELTNENRKVDNENHNNQPEELKEQIKEAEQPESTNYKILKSNKIKCNLHERLESAKEKKTIKKNKEEPKEQQPPVESQKPQRPNTLNFIKPNPDIAFSENNKHPEAESCRTVSPAPSLTKSEGKDHKNSPYRADRGYPLNLSVNVNCHMDLSRAYADPWLEDYESPRAITSVNLTVCTPTSNMASPVRENRDDDGGFEGHVTVTVSPSTPRPAARRRAPPPPPTSRIDSPRPTRVAPDPPGMDRLLIERQKERLSRLAAALVQEKGRLAQLNRETQILAAPTPTPSAAQRLKDHVERLRDECDILAKRLEMGARAPRMMPVPEMDDAGNFYSNIYTGQRPPSSWQCHMCTFRNHPLLDKCEECDMPRIFVVRAPDGITVRLMPGRRKIVRSWVL, from the exons ATGTCTGCCCCCTCCGATAGCGCTGCGAGCCCTTCACCATGTGCATGCACCAATATATCGCTCATGCAATTGTTTCATGAGCTAAAACAGAAATTTCCTGGTGTCCCCGATCATGTTGTATCAAACACCATTGAATTGTATTGCCATGATAAAAAAGCTTGTGAGACACATCTCCACCGAGAAGTCAAAACCTCCTTAACACACGCTTATCATGCGTCGTCACTGGCAGCTGCACGGCAGCTCAATGAACTTAAGATCAACCCGCCACTGAAGTGTCGCAATCAACCTATTGTAAGGCATGAAGCTGTAAAATCAACAAATGTTAAATCTATTACTTGCCAAGCTCCTCAAAAAGCTTTAATAAGCACAAATACTGAGGCAGATATTCCAAAAGTGAACACTGATGCCAATCAAAATGTTgttgatttaaaaacaaatgaacCTGCATGCTCGCCAATCACAATTGTGAATCTTGATAATTGTTTCGTAAAGTACAATGCAGAGTCACCCAGTGATTTGGAATTGACAAATGAAAACAGAAAGGTTGATAATGAAAATCATAATAATCAACCTGAAGAATTGAAGGAACAGATAAAAGAAGCTGAGCAACCAGAAAGTacgaattataaaatattaaagagcaacaaaattaaatgtaatttgcaTGAAAGGTTGGAAAGTGctaaagaaaagaaaactattaagaaaaataaagaggAGCCTAAAGAACAGCAACCTCCAGTAGAAAGCCAAAAGCCACAGAGACCAAATAcgttgaattttataaaacccAATCCAGATATTGCATTTAGCGAGAACAATAAACATCCTGAGGCTGAATCGTGTCGTACTGTATCACCGGCTCCATCTTTAACAAAATCAGAGGGCAAAGATCATAAAAATAGCCCTTATAGAGCAGACAGAGGGTATCCCCTGAATTTGTCTGTAAATGTCAATTGTCATATGGACTTGAGTCGTGCATATGCTGATCCATGGTTGGAAGACTACGAAAGCCCTAGAGCTATCACATCAGTAAATTTGACGGTTTGCACACCAACGTCCAATATGGCAAGTCCTGTGCGAGAGAATAGAGATGATGACGGAGGTTTTGAGGGGCATGTGACAGTGACAGTCAGCCCGAGCACGCCGAGGCCTGCAGCAAGGCGTAGAGCGCCGCCTCCACCGCCTACATCGAGAATTGATTCGCCAAGACCTACCAGAGTGGCTCCTGATCCACCAGGAATGG ACCGTCTATTAATTGAACGTCAAAAGGAGCGTCTCTCCCGTTTAGCGGCGGCGCTAGTGCAAGAGAAAGGTCGATTGGCACAATTGAATCGTGAGACACAAATCCTGGCCGCTCCCACGCCTACGCCCTCTGCAGCTCAGAGATTGAAAGACCATGTGGAACGGCTGAGAGACGAATGTGATATACTTGCCAAGCGACTCGAAATGGGTGCTAGGG CGCCCCGGATGATGCCCGTCCCCGAGATGGACGACGCGGGCAACTTCTACAGCAACATCTACACGGGCCAGCGGCCGCCCTCCTCGTGGCAGTGCCACATGTGCACGTTTCGCAACCACCCGCTGCTGGACAAGTGCGAGGAGTGCGACATGCCGCGAATATTCGTAG TTCGTGCTCCGGATGGAATTACTGTTCGCTTAATGCCCGGTCGTCGGA AGATTGTGCGGTCGTGGGTTTTATGA